A single window of Nitrospira sp. CR1.1 DNA harbors:
- a CDS encoding exo-alpha-sialidase: protein MSSVRVLVGTRKGAFILTSDGTRKQWEVTGPHFGGWELYHLKGSPADPNRVYASQSSSWFGQVIQRSDDGGKTWHPPGTKPEDLMGADGMPNGASNMFVYDQSAETGKPLTTHQHYDGTQRPWEFKRVWHLEPSTTDPDTVYAGVEDAALFRSTNGGKTWQELAGLRDAKGKLWQPGAGGMCLHTIVQDPGNAQRMHIAISAAGVFRTDDGGKTWRPTNRGLKSQFELPDPDAEVGHCVHCITMHPSRPNVLFMQKHWDVMRSDDGGESWHEISGNLPTDFGFPIAVHAHEPNTVYVVPIKSDSEHYPPEGKLRVYRSCSGGNEWEPLTKGLPQQNCYVNILRDAMSVDSLDPCGLYFGTTGGQVYASSDGGDSWSPIVRDLPGVLSVEAQTL from the coding sequence ATGAGCAGTGTACGAGTGCTCGTCGGAACACGAAAAGGCGCATTCATCCTGACATCGGATGGAACCAGGAAACAGTGGGAGGTGACCGGTCCGCATTTCGGCGGGTGGGAACTGTATCACCTCAAAGGGTCGCCGGCCGATCCCAACCGCGTCTATGCGTCGCAGAGCAGCAGTTGGTTCGGGCAGGTCATTCAGCGTTCGGATGACGGAGGGAAGACCTGGCATCCTCCGGGCACCAAGCCCGAGGATCTCATGGGAGCGGACGGTATGCCGAATGGCGCGAGCAACATGTTCGTCTATGACCAGTCGGCGGAAACCGGAAAGCCGCTCACCACACATCAACATTACGACGGCACGCAACGTCCGTGGGAGTTCAAACGGGTCTGGCATCTGGAACCGTCCACGACCGATCCGGACACGGTCTATGCCGGTGTGGAGGATGCAGCGCTCTTTCGTTCGACCAACGGCGGAAAGACCTGGCAGGAGCTGGCCGGGCTCCGCGACGCCAAGGGGAAGCTGTGGCAGCCGGGCGCCGGCGGGATGTGTTTGCATACCATCGTGCAGGATCCGGGGAACGCGCAGCGAATGCACATTGCGATCAGCGCAGCGGGTGTGTTCCGCACCGACGACGGCGGCAAGACGTGGCGGCCGACGAATCGCGGACTGAAGTCGCAGTTTGAACTGCCGGATCCCGATGCGGAGGTTGGCCACTGCGTGCATTGCATTACCATGCATCCCTCCCGCCCGAATGTGCTGTTCATGCAGAAACATTGGGACGTGATGCGCAGCGACGACGGCGGAGAGTCGTGGCATGAAATCAGCGGGAACCTGCCCACGGACTTCGGCTTTCCGATTGCGGTACATGCGCATGAACCGAATACCGTCTACGTGGTGCCGATCAAGAGCGACTCCGAGCATTACCCCCCGGAGGGCAAGTTGCGCGTGTATCGTAGCTGTAGCGGCGGCAATGAATGGGAGCCTCTGACGAAGGGGTTGCCGCAACAGAATTGTTACGTGAACATTCTGCGTGATGCGATGTCCGTGGATTCCCTCGATCCCTGTGGCCTGTACTTCGGGACGACGGGCGGCCAGGTGTACGCCTCGTCTGACGGCGGTGACAGTTGGTCGCCGATTGTGCGGGATTTGCCGGGGGTTTTGTCGGTCGAAGCCCAAACGCTTTAA
- a CDS encoding YciI family protein, whose amino-acid sequence MKYLLLVHHNEEAFAKMTETTRREMLAESVQLTHQLHATGQYVSASPLHPTSMAARVQVREGRAIVTDGPFTETREQTAGYFLVEAQDLQAAIGIALRIPGARLGTVEVRLVREIDGLPET is encoded by the coding sequence ATGAAATATCTGTTGTTGGTTCATCATAATGAAGAGGCCTTTGCCAAGATGACAGAAACGACGAGGCGGGAGATGTTGGCCGAATCCGTGCAGTTGACGCATCAACTCCATGCCACTGGGCAATATGTGAGTGCGTCGCCGCTGCATCCGACTTCAATGGCGGCGCGCGTTCAGGTCCGTGAGGGGAGGGCGATCGTGACCGACGGTCCCTTTACGGAAACACGCGAGCAGACGGCCGGGTATTTCCTGGTTGAAGCGCAGGACCTCCAGGCCGCGATCGGTATTGCGTTGCGGATTCCCGGCGCACGACTCGGCACGGTGGAGGTCCGGCTGGTTCGGGAGATAGACGGTTTACCGGAAACCTAG
- a CDS encoding VOC family protein, with translation MKVTDIAFTCYPVTDLRRARRFYEGILGLKEARFFGSDDKGFVEYDIGAGTLGIGNGAPDWNPSPGGGSAALEVEDFDAAIALLKTNGCRFRLEPLETPVCHMAIVSDPDGNSILIHRRKSNKTP, from the coding sequence ATGAAAGTCACGGACATTGCATTCACCTGTTATCCAGTGACGGACCTCCGACGAGCCCGCCGGTTTTACGAGGGCATATTGGGGTTGAAGGAAGCGCGCTTTTTTGGCTCAGACGACAAGGGATTCGTGGAATACGACATCGGAGCGGGCACGCTCGGGATCGGCAACGGCGCACCGGATTGGAATCCGTCTCCGGGCGGCGGGTCGGCGGCATTAGAGGTGGAGGATTTCGACGCCGCCATTGCGCTACTGAAAACGAATGGATGCCGGTTCCGCCTCGAGCCGTTAGAGACGCCCGTCTGCCATATGGCCATCGTCTCGGACCCGGATGGAAACTCCATCCTGATACATCGACGAAAGTCCAACAAGACGCCTTAA
- a CDS encoding YciI family protein has product MKYLCLVYVEEKILHALPSAERQTLSDESMAYCDRLQKLGQLVTASPLHPVETATTVRVRDGKTMTSDGPFAETKEQLGGFLLLDVPDLNDAIRIAAQFPAARIGSVEVRPMKEQGCA; this is encoded by the coding sequence ATGAAATACCTTTGCCTGGTGTATGTCGAAGAAAAAATTCTGCACGCCCTGCCAAGTGCCGAGCGCCAGACGCTTTCAGACGAATCCATGGCCTATTGCGACCGGTTGCAGAAGCTGGGCCAGTTGGTGACGGCGTCCCCGCTGCATCCGGTCGAGACGGCGACCACCGTGAGAGTTCGCGATGGCAAAACCATGACGAGCGACGGACCGTTTGCCGAAACCAAAGAACAACTCGGCGGCTTTCTCTTGCTCGATGTGCCGGATTTGAACGATGCCATCCGCATCGCCGCGCAGTTTCCTGCCGCACGCATCGGCAGCGTGGAGGTTCGACCCATGAAGGAGCAGGGTTGCGCCTGA
- a CDS encoding DUF1579 domain-containing protein, whose product MRCISITLACLCTLMMTLPVSAKEKKSEKALDPQAMMEVWKKAAMPGEPHKLFASLAGSWTTQTKEWMEPGKPPSESAGTADMKMLLDGRFLYQEFNGTMMGQPFAGIGIDAYDNISKKYVTAWMDTMGTGIFTMQGTASADGKTITLKGSHPEPGGGQMHHRAVWKIIDQNSQIFEMYGNHGHGKEMKFMEITYTRKP is encoded by the coding sequence ATGCGGTGTATATCAATTACGCTCGCTTGTCTCTGCACGCTCATGATGACGCTGCCTGTCTCCGCCAAGGAGAAGAAGTCTGAAAAGGCTCTGGATCCTCAAGCCATGATGGAAGTGTGGAAGAAGGCCGCCATGCCGGGAGAGCCCCATAAGTTGTTTGCCAGTCTCGCCGGTAGTTGGACGACTCAGACTAAAGAGTGGATGGAACCTGGGAAGCCGCCGTCAGAATCCGCCGGCACCGCTGACATGAAGATGTTGTTGGACGGACGTTTTCTCTATCAGGAATTCAACGGCACCATGATGGGACAACCCTTCGCCGGGATCGGCATCGACGCGTACGACAATATCAGCAAGAAATATGTCACCGCCTGGATGGATACCATGGGGACTGGAATTTTTACCATGCAAGGTACGGCCAGTGCCGACGGCAAAACGATTACGTTGAAAGGCTCACATCCGGAACCTGGCGGAGGGCAGATGCATCACCGTGCGGTTTGGAAAATCATCGACCAGAATTCACAGATCTTTGAGATGTATGGAAATCATGGGCATGGGAAGGAAATGAAATTCATGGAGATTACCTATACAAGAAAACCATAG
- a CDS encoding methyltransferase domain-containing protein, with the protein MTDRMLQAQIDAATAYEEFFVPALFQEWAPRVVAAAQLKPGQRVLDVACGTGVLAREAALCVGDAGAVVGLDPNPGMLTVARRLASGVEWREGTAEALPYPDQFFDAVLSQFGLMFFTDRREAIHEMVRVLANGGYLIVAVWDSLDNIPAYALEVALLERIAGRHAADALRAPFALGNRRELGSLFNEAGMGSVEIATHIGTAHFPNVHSMVEADLRGWLPVMKVVLAEEQIERILEEAEQALSPYVRDRGHVMFDLPAHIVKAGKPERQ; encoded by the coding sequence ATGACCGACCGGATGTTGCAAGCGCAGATCGATGCCGCAACCGCGTATGAGGAGTTTTTTGTTCCGGCGTTATTCCAAGAATGGGCGCCGCGAGTCGTTGCTGCAGCTCAGCTCAAGCCTGGCCAGCGGGTGTTGGATGTGGCTTGTGGCACTGGAGTGCTCGCCAGGGAGGCCGCATTATGCGTGGGTGATGCTGGTGCGGTCGTCGGCCTCGATCCTAACCCTGGAATGCTGACAGTGGCCCGACGGCTGGCTTCTGGAGTTGAGTGGCGGGAAGGAACGGCAGAGGCGCTCCCCTATCCGGATCAGTTCTTTGACGCGGTTCTGAGCCAGTTTGGGCTCATGTTTTTCACCGATCGGCGCGAGGCGATTCACGAAATGGTGCGGGTCTTAGCTAACGGAGGCTATTTGATCGTTGCTGTCTGGGACTCTCTCGACAACATACCGGCATACGCACTCGAGGTCGCCTTACTTGAGCGGATTGCCGGCAGGCACGCTGCCGATGCCCTACGTGCACCATTTGCTCTAGGCAATCGGCGCGAGCTTGGATCGTTATTCAATGAGGCCGGTATGGGGTCGGTGGAGATCGCGACGCATATCGGCACGGCACACTTCCCGAACGTCCACTCGATGGTAGAGGCAGACTTGAGAGGCTGGTTGCCGGTCATGAAGGTTGTATTGGCCGAGGAGCAGATCGAACGAATACTGGAGGAAGCTGAACAGGCTCTTAGCCCTTACGTCCGAGACCGGGGACACGTCATGTTCGATTTGCCTGCGCATATCGTCAAAGCAGGTAAGCCGGAGCGTCAGTGA
- a CDS encoding VOC family protein has product MAKTKQARTSKVVKMPASICWFEVPADDIARAKKFYGGLFGWTFAKIPAAIHDYWHIDTAGKDASPDGGLMPRIYKEQGITNYVAVPSVSRAAAKVEKLGGTVCKSKTPVPGMGYFVVCQDTEGNTFALWEMNPKAK; this is encoded by the coding sequence ATGGCAAAGACGAAGCAGGCACGAACGAGTAAGGTGGTCAAAATGCCGGCGAGTATCTGTTGGTTTGAGGTGCCGGCTGACGATATCGCGCGGGCCAAGAAATTTTATGGGGGACTGTTCGGTTGGACTTTCGCGAAAATTCCTGCCGCCATTCATGACTATTGGCACATCGACACTGCCGGCAAGGATGCGTCGCCGGATGGAGGATTGATGCCGCGTATTTATAAGGAGCAGGGCATCACCAATTATGTGGCGGTGCCGTCGGTCAGCCGGGCTGCGGCCAAGGTCGAGAAACTCGGCGGGACCGTCTGCAAATCTAAAACGCCTGTGCCGGGGATGGGCTATTTCGTGGTCTGTCAGGACACGGAAGGCAATACGTTTGCCCTGTGGGAAATGAATCCCAAGGCTAAGTAG
- a CDS encoding VOC family protein encodes MHTLTPCLWFDHQAEEAAQFYVSIFKHSKIGHITRYGEAGAQAAGRPKGSVMTVAFEIEGQEYVALNGGPVFTFTEAVSFMVKCRTQKDIDDLWEGLTRDGGEPGPCGWLKDKYGLSWQIVSPEWEAMLRDKDPQKSERVMQAILRMTKPDLETLKQAYEGQ; translated from the coding sequence ATGCACACCCTCACTCCCTGCCTCTGGTTCGATCATCAGGCCGAGGAGGCAGCACAGTTTTACGTGTCGATTTTCAAACATTCGAAGATTGGACACATCACCCGTTATGGGGAAGCCGGGGCACAGGCTGCGGGAAGACCGAAAGGGTCGGTCATGACCGTCGCGTTTGAAATCGAGGGGCAGGAGTATGTCGCGTTAAACGGCGGGCCGGTCTTCACATTCACCGAAGCGGTTTCGTTCATGGTGAAATGCCGGACGCAAAAGGACATCGACGACCTGTGGGAGGGGCTCACGCGGGACGGGGGAGAGCCGGGGCCGTGTGGATGGCTCAAGGATAAGTATGGATTATCGTGGCAAATCGTCTCTCCAGAGTGGGAGGCGATGTTGCGGGACAAGGATCCGCAAAAATCCGAACGAGTCATGCAGGCAATCTTACGGATGACGAAACCCGATCTCGAAACCCTGAAGCAGGCCTACGAGGGCCAATAA
- a CDS encoding toxin — protein MRTYRWNEHKNEQLKESRGISFEDIVLAIESGGLIDVLSHPNQEQYPNQKVLVVAVMEYVYLVPHVEEYDHLFLKTIIPSRKATRDYGRRGDK, from the coding sequence GTGAGGACATACCGATGGAACGAACACAAAAACGAGCAGCTGAAGGAGTCGAGGGGTATTTCATTCGAGGATATTGTTCTAGCTATTGAATCGGGTGGACTTATTGATGTTCTCTCTCATCCAAATCAAGAACAATATCCGAATCAGAAGGTGCTCGTGGTGGCGGTAATGGAGTATGTCTATCTCGTTCCTCACGTTGAGGAATATGATCATCTATTTCTCAAAACCATCATTCCGAGTCGGAAAGCCACCCGTGACTATGGAAGAAGAGGTGACAAATGA
- a CDS encoding efflux RND transporter periplasmic adaptor subunit: MAGRSRWFTVAPVFGGCLALALLPGCKQDAGSSPVPQVPEVGIVVATAQDVPDEPEFIGQSESSRPVEIRSQVTGILKAWFFKEGREVKKGDRLYQIDPVPFHAAMLSAKAKVSQSEARLIQARQNLARVKPLLAEQAVSTKDVDDAVAEELAAKAALEGAKAELVKAKFDLDNTLIVAPISGMIERTRAYEGRLISAQTDLLTIIQQVDPMYVIVSAPESFLLKRQRDVSAKRIQHPGVYQLRGVLTFADGTIYGQEGVLDLLDVGLKTDTGSRQVRVVFPNHDMVLLPGQFVRVRFKGTLKTGAILVPQRAVQQGTKGSIVFVVGADDKVEMREVQAASWQGSQWIVEQGLQVGDRVIVEGLHKIAPGAPVRAVPVPAAGAMTVPTAAPPQPEHAS; this comes from the coding sequence ATGGCCGGCCGATCACGATGGTTCACAGTGGCCCCGGTGTTTGGGGGGTGTCTTGCATTGGCGTTGCTGCCGGGTTGTAAGCAGGACGCGGGCTCGTCCCCGGTGCCTCAGGTTCCGGAGGTCGGCATTGTGGTGGCCACCGCGCAGGATGTGCCCGATGAGCCGGAGTTTATCGGTCAGTCGGAATCGTCTCGCCCGGTTGAAATCCGCTCGCAGGTCACGGGCATTCTCAAGGCGTGGTTTTTCAAGGAAGGCCGCGAAGTAAAAAAAGGCGATCGTCTCTACCAGATCGATCCGGTGCCCTTTCATGCCGCGATGTTGAGCGCAAAGGCGAAAGTGTCCCAGTCTGAGGCGCGGCTGATCCAGGCCAGGCAGAATTTAGCCCGCGTGAAACCGCTCTTGGCCGAACAGGCCGTCAGCACCAAGGATGTGGATGACGCGGTGGCTGAAGAGCTGGCGGCCAAGGCGGCCCTTGAAGGCGCCAAGGCCGAATTGGTGAAGGCGAAGTTCGATCTCGACAACACGCTGATCGTGGCTCCCATTAGCGGCATGATTGAGCGGACGCGCGCCTATGAAGGCCGATTGATATCGGCGCAGACCGATCTGTTGACCATCATCCAGCAGGTCGATCCCATGTATGTCATCGTCAGCGCGCCGGAAAGCTTTCTCTTGAAGCGACAGCGTGATGTGAGCGCGAAGCGCATTCAGCATCCCGGCGTCTATCAACTGCGTGGCGTGTTGACCTTTGCCGACGGGACGATCTACGGGCAGGAAGGCGTGCTGGATCTGCTGGATGTCGGCCTCAAGACCGATACGGGATCGCGGCAGGTCCGGGTGGTGTTTCCCAACCACGATATGGTGCTGCTGCCGGGACAATTTGTGCGGGTACGGTTTAAGGGCACCCTGAAGACCGGCGCAATTCTCGTGCCGCAACGCGCTGTTCAACAAGGCACGAAGGGCTCCATTGTGTTTGTCGTCGGGGCCGACGACAAAGTTGAAATGCGGGAAGTGCAGGCGGCGAGCTGGCAAGGCAGCCAATGGATCGTCGAGCAAGGGTTGCAGGTCGGCGACCGCGTGATTGTGGAGGGCTTGCATAAAATCGCCCCTGGAGCGCCGGTAAGGGCTGTGCCGGTTCCCGCCGCTGGCGCGATGACCGTTCCGACTGCCGCCCCGCCGCAGCCGGAGCACGCTTCGTGA